Proteins encoded by one window of Arabidopsis thaliana chromosome 2, partial sequence:
- the GAE4 gene encoding UDP-D-glucuronate 4-epimerase 4 (UDP-D-glucuronate 4-epimerase 4 (GAE4); FUNCTIONS IN: coenzyme binding, racemase and epimerase activity, acting on carbohydrates and derivatives, binding, catalytic activity; INVOLVED IN: cellular metabolic process, carbohydrate metabolic process, nucleotide-sugar metabolic process, metabolic process; LOCATED IN: cellular_component unknown; EXPRESSED IN: 25 plant structures; EXPRESSED DURING: 15 growth stages; CONTAINS InterPro DOMAIN/s: NAD-dependent epimerase/dehydratase (InterPro:IPR001509), NAD(P)-binding domain (InterPro:IPR016040), Nucleotide sugar epimerase (InterPro:IPR008089); BEST Arabidopsis thaliana protein match is: UDP-D-glucuronate 4-epimerase 3 (TAIR:AT4G00110.1); Has 44632 Blast hits to 44622 proteins in 2990 species: Archae - 813; Bacteria - 26318; Metazoa - 807; Fungi - 418; Plants - 1224; Viruses - 43; Other Eukaryotes - 15009 (source: NCBI BLink).): MSRLDDIPSSPGKFKMEKSSYLHRLRFQSSLTKFAFFSFFLLCLISLLFLRSPPSINPSSPSDPSRRSLRTNTYGGPAWEKRLRSSARIRTSTNNGITVLVTGAAGFVGTHVSAALKRRGDGVIGLDNFNDYYDPSLKRARRALLERSGIFIVEGDINDVELLRKLFKIVSFTHVMHLAAQAGVRYAMENPSSYVHSNIAGFVNLLEICKSVNPQPAIVWASSSSVYGLNTKVPFSEKDKTDQPASLYAATKKAGEEIAHTYNHIYGLSLTGLRFFTVYGPWGRPDMAYFFFTKDILKGKSISIFESANHGTVARDFTYIDDIVKGCLAALDTAEKSTGSGGKKRGPAQLRVFNLGNTSPVPVSDLVRILERQLKVKAKKNLIKMPRNGDVPFTHANISLAQRELGYKPTTDLQTGLKKFVRWYLSYYSGDKKAAAR; encoded by the coding sequence atgtcACGTCTTGACGACATACCTTCAAGCCCAGGCAAATTCAAGATGGAGAAATCTTCCTACTTGCATCGTCTCAGATTCCAATCTTCTCTCACAAAGTTTGcatttttctccttcttcctcctctgtcTCATCTCTCTACTCTTCCTCCGATCTCCACCGTCCATTAACCCTTCTTCACCGTCCGATCCATCTCGCCGTTCACTCCGAACCAACACCTACGGAGGACCAGCTTGGGAAAAACGTCTCAGATCCTCAGCTCGAATCCGAACCTCAACAAACAACGGAATCACAGTTTTAGTAACCGGAGCAGCTGGTTTCGTCGGAACACACGTCTCCGCCGCATTAAAACGCCGCGGAGACGGCGTAATCGGCCTCGACAACTTCAACGATTACTACGATCCATCTCTGAAACGAGCAAGACGAGCTTTACTCGAGAGAAGTGGGATCTTCATCGTAGAAGGAGACATAAACGACGTCGAATTACTCCGTAAGCTATTCAAGATCGTCTCCTTCACACACGTTATGCATTTAGCAGCTCAAGCTGGTGTACGGTACGCAATGGAAAACCCTAGCTCGTACGTTCATAGCAACATCGCCGGATTCGTCAATCTCCTCGAGATCTGCAAATCTGTGAATCCACAACCTGCTATAGTCTGGGCTTCGTCTAGCTCCGTCTACGGACTCAACACCAAAGTTCCGTTCTCGGAGAAAGATAAAACAGATCAACCGGCGAGTTTATACGCCGCCACTAAAAAAGCCGGCGAAGAGATCGCACATACCTACAACCACATCTATGGATTATCTCTAACCGGATTAAGATTTTTCACCGTGTATGGACCTTGGGGAAGACCAGACATGGCgtatttcttcttcactaaaGATATTCTAAAAGGCAAATCGATTTCGATATTCGAATCGGCGAATCACGGAACGGTGGCTAGGGATTTCACTTACATAGACGATATAGTGAAGGGATGTTTAGCGGCGCTAGATACGGCGGAGAAGAGTACAGGGAGTGGagggaagaagagaggtcCGGCGCAATTGAGAGTGTTTAACCTCGGAAACACGTCGCCGGTGCCGGTTTCAGATCTGGTGAGGATATTGGAGAGACAATTGAAAGTGAAGGCGAAGAAGAATTTGATTAAGATGCCACGAAACGGTGACGTTCCGTTTACTCATGCTAATATTAGTTTAGCTCAACGTGAGCTTGGTTATAAACCGACTACGGATTTGCAAACCGGTTTGAAGAAGTTTGTCAGATGGTATTTGAGTTATTACTCCGGCGACAAAAAAGCCGCCGCTAGATGA
- a CDS encoding polyphosphatidylinositol phosphatase (unknown protein; FUNCTIONS IN: molecular_function unknown; INVOLVED IN: biological_process unknown; LOCATED IN: mitochondrion; EXPRESSED IN: 20 plant structures; EXPRESSED DURING: 10 growth stages; Has 45 Blast hits to 45 proteins in 16 species: Archae - 0; Bacteria - 8; Metazoa - 0; Fungi - 0; Plants - 37; Viruses - 0; Other Eukaryotes - 0 (source: NCBI BLink).) — protein MGSRRDYRSMRSCSGWRRILLLIPVLFLLPHLSSLVDFSSDSATRNDARTIPNKKLDHLVLGPVAGQGLSDRFHCRGTKALNKTHGSTSHVSGAGNGVSFVTVFTVYNTSLGNVKSSNPVSVVGNVTYSKPERSMAVLNAFANFIQVTMPKSNVVILTDPASDLSIQQSNVILQPVQGDYSRGNLMLQRIRSYITFLEMKLEKNEGGINHYIFTDSDIAVVDDVGTIFDKHSSFHLALTFRNNKDQPLNSGFIAVRGTREGILRAKVFLEEVLKAYKTKYMKASRMLGDQLALVSVVKSHASFDAKRFTKPQAFTEEIAGASVLFLPCALYNWTPPEGAGQFHGMPLDVKIVHFKGSRKRLMLEAWNFYKSTSNIPDMLCLVLGSGRTKYDF, from the exons ATGGGTTCCCGGAGAGATTATCGGAGCATGAGATCTTGTAGCGGATGGCGTCGAATTCTTTTACTTATTCCTgtgctctttcttcttcctcatctctCTTCacttgttgatttttcttcgGATTCGGCTACGAGGAACGACGCGCGAACCATTCCTAATAAGAAATTGGATCACCTTGTGCTCGGTCCTGTAGCTGGACAAGGCTTGTCTGATCGATTTCATTGCCGAG gCACGAAGGCTCTGAACAAGACTCATGGTTCAACTTCTCATGTGTCTGGTGCTGGAAATGGCGTTTCTTTTGTGACGGTGTTTACTGTTTATAATACGTCGCTCGGAAATGTGAAATCCTCCAATCCGGTTTCTGTTGTTGGGAATGTTACCTACAGCAAGCCAGAGAGGTCAATGGCTGTTCTAAATGCATTCGCCAACTTCATTCAG GTGACTATGCCCAAGAGCAATGTTGTCATATTGACTGATCCAGCTTCTGATCTCTCCATCCAACAAAGCAATGTGATATTACAGCCTGTTCAGGGTGATTATTCACGGGGTAACCTGATGCTTCAAAGAATCAGGTCTTACATT ACCTTTCTTGAGATGAAGCTCGAGAAGAATGAGGGTGGGATAAACCACTATATCTTCACTGATTCTGATATAGCTGTGGTTGACGACGTCGGGACTATATTTGACAAGCATTCAAGCTTCCATCTAGCACTCACATTCAGGAACAATAAAGATCAGCCGTTGAATTCAGGATTTATAGCAGTGAGAGGCACACGTGAAGGGATCCTAAG GGCCAAAGTTTTTCTTGAAGAAGTCCTAAAAgcttacaaaaccaaatacaTGAAAGCTTCGCGCATGCTTGGTGATCAGTTGGCTCTGGTATCGGTTGTTAAATCTCATGCTTCCTTTGACGCAAAGAGATTCACAAAGCCACAAGCTTTCACAGAAGAAATAGCTGGAGCTTCAGTGTTATTTCTACCATGTGCTCTATACAACTGGACACCTCCTGAAGGTGCTGGTCAGTTTCATGGCATGCCATTAGATGTCAAG ATTGTTCACTTCAAAGGATCAAGAAAACGTTTAATGCTCGAGGCATGGAACTTCTACAAATCTACTTCAAACATTCCAGATATGTTGTGTCTTGTTCTAGGTAGTGGAAGAACTAAATACGATTTCTGA
- the emb1067 gene encoding RNA 2'-phosphotransferase, Tpt1 / KptA family (embryo defective 1067 (emb1067); FUNCTIONS IN: tRNA 2'-phosphotransferase activity, transferase activity, transferring phosphorus-containing groups; INVOLVED IN: tRNA splicing, via endonucleolytic cleavage and ligation, embryo development ending in seed dormancy; EXPRESSED IN: male gametophyte, pollen tube; EXPRESSED DURING: L mature pollen stage, M germinated pollen stage; CONTAINS InterPro DOMAIN/s: Phosphotransferase KptA/Tpt1 (InterPro:IPR002745); BEST Arabidopsis thaliana protein match is: RNA 2'-phosphotransferase, Tpt1 / KptA family (TAIR:AT5G23600.1); Has 35333 Blast hits to 34131 proteins in 2444 species: Archae - 798; Bacteria - 22429; Metazoa - 974; Fungi - 991; Plants - 531; Viruses - 0; Other Eukaryotes - 9610 (source: NCBI BLink).), translating into MLLRLCRHRLPLPLTLSSSVFFSKSSPVSSAFMDASNPNSSRKSNVSSFAQSSRRGGGYERDNDRRRPQGRGDGGGGKDRIDALGRLLTRILRHMATELRLNMRGDGFVKVEDLLNLNLKTSANIQLKSHTIDEIREAVRRDNKQRFSLIDENGELLIRANQGHSITTVESEKLLKPILSPEEAPVCVHGTYRKNLESILASGLKRMNRMHVHFSCGLPTDGEVISGMRRNVNVIIFLDIKKALEDGIAFYISDNKVILTEGIDGVLPVDYFQKIESWPDRQSIPF; encoded by the exons ATGTTGCTGCGTCTCTGTCGTCATCgacttcctcttcctctgaCTTTGAGCAGCTCTGTCTTCTTCTCGAAATCGTCTCCTGTTTCTTCTGCTTTCATGGATGCTTCAAATCCCAATTCTTCTAGAAAATCTAATGTCTCTTCCTTCGCTCAGTCCAGTCGAAG AGGAGGAGGATATGAGAGAGATAACGATCGACGGAGACCTCAGGGTCGTGGCGACGGTGGAGGCGGAAAGGATAGAATCGATGCACTTGGACGACTCTT GACGAGAATATTGCGACATATGGCTACTGAGCTGAGATTGAACATGAGAGGTGATGGTTTTGTTAAAGTTGAAGATTTACTTAACCTGAATTTGAAAACTTCTGCAAATATTCAGTTAAAGTCACACACGATTGATGAAATTAGAGAg GCTGTGAGAAGGGACAATAAGCAACGGTTTAGTCTCATCGATGAGAATGGAGAGCTCTTGATTCGCGCTAACCAAGGCCATTCGATCACG ACGGTTGAGTCAGAGAAGTTACTTAAACCAATACTGTCACCAGAAGAAGCTCCAG TGTGTGTACATGGAACTTATAGGAAGAATTTGGAATCCATCTTAGCATCGGGCTTAAAGCGTATGAATAGAATGCATGTTCACTTCTCTTGTGGATTACCAACAGATGGTGAAGTGATTAGTG GCATGAGAAGAAATGTAAATGTTATCATCTTCCTCGACATCAAGAAAGCTCTTGAAG ATGGGATTGCGTTCTACATATCAGACAACAAAGTGATTTTGACTGAAGGCATTGATGGTGTATTGCCTGTCGATTACTTCCAGAAGATCGAGTCTTGGCCTGATCGGCAATCCATACCTTTCTGA
- the emb1067 gene encoding RNA 2'-phosphotransferase, Tpt1 / KptA family (embryo defective 1067 (emb1067); FUNCTIONS IN: tRNA 2'-phosphotransferase activity, transferase activity, transferring phosphorus-containing groups; INVOLVED IN: tRNA splicing, via endonucleolytic cleavage and ligation, embryo development ending in seed dormancy; EXPRESSED IN: male gametophyte, pollen tube; EXPRESSED DURING: L mature pollen stage, M germinated pollen stage; CONTAINS InterPro DOMAIN/s: Phosphotransferase KptA/Tpt1 (InterPro:IPR002745); BEST Arabidopsis thaliana protein match is: RNA 2'-phosphotransferase, Tpt1 / KptA family (TAIR:AT5G23600.1); Has 1059 Blast hits to 1053 proteins in 477 species: Archae - 87; Bacteria - 561; Metazoa - 92; Fungi - 143; Plants - 80; Viruses - 6; Other Eukaryotes - 90 (source: NCBI BLink).) encodes MLLRLCRHRLPLPLTLSSSVFFSKSSPVSSAFMDASNPNSSRKSNVSSFAQSSRSGGRGGGYERDNDRRRPQGRGDGGGGKDRIDALGRLLTRILRHMATELRLNMRGDGFVKVEDLLNLNLKTSANIQLKSHTIDEIREAVRRDNKQRFSLIDENGELLIRANQGHSITTVESEKLLKPILSPEEAPVCVHGTYRKNLESILASGLKRMNRMHVHFSCGLPTDGEVISGMRRNVNVIIFLDIKKALEDGIAFYISDNKVILTEGIDGVLPVDYFQKIESWPDRQSIPF; translated from the exons ATGTTGCTGCGTCTCTGTCGTCATCgacttcctcttcctctgaCTTTGAGCAGCTCTGTCTTCTTCTCGAAATCGTCTCCTGTTTCTTCTGCTTTCATGGATGCTTCAAATCCCAATTCTTCTAGAAAATCTAATGTCTCTTCCTTCGCTCAGTCCAGTCGAAG CGGTGGTAGAGGAGGAGGATATGAGAGAGATAACGATCGACGGAGACCTCAGGGTCGTGGCGACGGTGGAGGCGGAAAGGATAGAATCGATGCACTTGGACGACTCTT GACGAGAATATTGCGACATATGGCTACTGAGCTGAGATTGAACATGAGAGGTGATGGTTTTGTTAAAGTTGAAGATTTACTTAACCTGAATTTGAAAACTTCTGCAAATATTCAGTTAAAGTCACACACGATTGATGAAATTAGAGAg GCTGTGAGAAGGGACAATAAGCAACGGTTTAGTCTCATCGATGAGAATGGAGAGCTCTTGATTCGCGCTAACCAAGGCCATTCGATCACG ACGGTTGAGTCAGAGAAGTTACTTAAACCAATACTGTCACCAGAAGAAGCTCCAG TGTGTGTACATGGAACTTATAGGAAGAATTTGGAATCCATCTTAGCATCGGGCTTAAAGCGTATGAATAGAATGCATGTTCACTTCTCTTGTGGATTACCAACAGATGGTGAAGTGATTAGTG GCATGAGAAGAAATGTAAATGTTATCATCTTCCTCGACATCAAGAAAGCTCTTGAAG ATGGGATTGCGTTCTACATATCAGACAACAAAGTGATTTTGACTGAAGGCATTGATGGTGTATTGCCTGTCGATTACTTCCAGAAGATCGAGTCTTGGCCTGATCGGCAATCCATACCTTTCTGA
- a CDS encoding Leucine-rich repeat protein kinase family protein (Leucine-rich repeat protein kinase family protein; FUNCTIONS IN: protein serine/threonine kinase activity, protein kinase activity, ATP binding; INVOLVED IN: transmembrane receptor protein tyrosine kinase signaling pathway, protein amino acid phosphorylation; LOCATED IN: endomembrane system; EXPRESSED IN: 21 plant structures; EXPRESSED DURING: 13 growth stages; CONTAINS InterPro DOMAIN/s: Protein kinase, catalytic domain (InterPro:IPR000719), Leucine-rich repeat-containing N-terminal domain, type 2 (InterPro:IPR013210), Leucine-rich repeat (InterPro:IPR001611), Serine-threonine/tyrosine-protein kinase (InterPro:IPR001245), Protein kinase-like domain (InterPro:IPR011009); BEST Arabidopsis thaliana protein match is: Leucine-rich repeat protein kinase family protein (TAIR:AT5G51560.1); Has 128804 Blast hits to 78819 proteins in 2294 species: Archae - 81; Bacteria - 6216; Metazoa - 31402; Fungi - 3884; Plants - 74763; Viruses - 171; Other Eukaryotes - 12287 (source: NCBI BLink).): MVSPLTLFLILFFFFLSSALSSSSSELDILLDIKSSLDPEKRFLTSWTPDADPCSSGSFDGVACDGNRRVANISLQGMGLTGTIPPSIGLLTSLTGLYLHFNSLTGHIPKDISNLPLLTDLYLNVNNLSGEIPPLIGNLDNLQVIQLCYNKLSGSIPTQFGSLKKITVLALQYNQLSGAIPASLGDIDTLTRLDLSFNNLFGPVPVKLAGAPLLEVLDIRNNSFSGFVPSALKRLNNGFQYSNNHGLCGDGFTDLKACTGLNGPNPNRPDPTNPTNFTTVDVKPESADLQRSNCSNNNGGCSSKSLKSSPLGIVMGLIGSILAVAIFGGSTFTWYRRRKQKIGSSLDAMDGRISTEYNFKEVSRRKSSSPLISLEYASGWDPLGRGQSSNNNSALSQEVFESFMFNLEEIERATQSFSEINLLGKSNVSSVYKGILRDGSVAAIKCIAKSSCKSDESEFLKGLKMLTLLKHENLARLRGFCCSKGRGECFLIYEFVPNGNLLQYLDVKDETGEVLEWATRVSIINGIARGIVYLHGENGNKPAIVHQNLSAEKILIDHWYNPSLADSGLHKLFTDDIVFSKLKASAAMGYLAPEYITTGRFTDKSDVYAFGMILLQILSGKSKISHLMILQAVESGRLNEDFMDPNLRKNFPEVEAAQLARLGLLCTHESSNQRPSMEDVIQELNNLAADY, from the exons ATGGTCTCTCCACTCACACTCTttctcatcctcttcttcttcttcctttcttctgcactgtcttcctcctcctcagaGCTCGACATTCTCCTCGATATCAAATCCTCTCTCGACCCTGAAAAACGTTTCCTCACTTCATGGACTCCCGACGCCGACCCTTGCTCCTCTGGCTCCTTCGACGGTGTCGCGTGCGACGGAAACCGCCGTGTTGCTAACATCTCTCTTCAAGGAATGGGTCTCACTGGAACTATCCCTCCTTCAATCGGTCTTCTCACAAGCTTAACCGGTTTATACCTTCACTTCAACTCCTTGACCGGTCATATTCCTAAAGATATCTCAAATCTGCCTCTCCTCACCGATTTATACCTCAATGTCAACAATCTCTCCGGTGAAATCCCTCCTCTAATCGGGAACTTAGACAATCTTCAAG ttaTACAGTTATGTTACAACAAGTTAAGTGGAAGTATACCGACACAGTTTGGTTCTCTTAAGAAGATAACTGTCTTGGCTTTACAGTATAACCAACTCTCCGGCGCCATTCCGGCGAGTTTAGGCGATATTGATACGTTAACGAGGCTTGATTTGAGCTTCAACAACCTCTTTGGTCCTGTTCCGGTGAAACTCGCCGGTGCTCCTTTGCTTGAAGTTCTCGACATTCGTAATAACTCCTTCTCCGGCTTCGTTCCCTCTg CTTTGAAGAGGCTAAACAATGGATTCCAGTATTCAAACAATCACGGTTTATGCGGAGATGGTTTCACTGATTTGAAAGCTTGCACCGGCTTAAACGGTCCGAACCCTAACCGACCAGACCCAACAAACCCAACGAATTTCACAACAGTTGACGTGAAACCAGAATCAGCAGATTTACAACGAAGCAATTGCAGTAACAACAATGGCGGGTGTTCATCAAAATCCTTAAAGTCTTCACCTTTAGGAATCGTCATGGGTCTAATAGGATCAATCCTCGCAGTTGCAATCTTTGGCGGTTCAACATTCACATGGTACAGACGAAGGAAACAGAAGATTGGAAGCAGTCTTGATGCAATGGACGGTAGGATTAGTACTGAGTACAACTTCAAAGAAGTTTCTAGAAGAAAAAGCTCTTCTCCATTGATCAGCTTAGAGTACGCAAGTGGTTGGGATCCGTTAGGACGAGGACAGAGCAGTAACAACAACAGTGCATTGTCTCAAGAAGTCTTTGAGAGCTTTATGTTCAATCTTGAGGAGATTGAGAGAGCTACTCAGAGCTTCTCTGAGATTAACTTGTTGGGGAAGAGTAATGTCTCTTCAGTTTATAAAGGTATCCTTAGAGATGGTTCTGTTGCAGCTATCAAATGTATAGCTAAATCGAGCTGTAAATCCGATGAATCCGAGTTTCTCAAAGGGTTGAAGATGCTGACACTGTTGAAGCATGAGAATTTAGCGAGGTTGAGAGGATTCTGCTGCTCGAAAGGACGTGGAGAATGTTTCCTTATCTATGAGTTTGTTCCCAATGGTAATCTTTTGCAGTATCTTGATGTGAAGGATGAGACTGGAGAGGTTCTTGAATGGGCAACTCGAGTTTCCATCATAAACGGAATCGCCAGAG GGATTGTGTACTTGCATGGAGAAAATGGGAACAAACCTGCAATAGTTCACCAGAATCTATCTGCAGAGAAGATTCTCATTGATCACTGGTATAATCCTTCTCTTGCAGATTCCGGTCTTCACAAGCTTTTCACAGATGATATCGTTTTCTCGAAGCTCAAAGCAAGTGCGGCAATGGGATACTTAGCTCCTGAGTACATAACTACAGGGAGGTTCACTGATAAGAGCGATGTTTATGCATTTGGTATGATTCTGTTGCAGATACTGAGTGGTAAAAGCAAAATCAGCCATTTGATGATCTTACAAGCTGTAGAGTCAGGAAGACTGAATGAAGACTTCATGGATCCAAATCTTCGAAAGAACTTCCCGGAAGTAGAAGCGGCTCAGCTCGCTAGACTTGGTCTTCTCTGCACTCATGAATCCTCAAACCAAAGACCATCCATGGAAGATGTTATCCAAGAACTGAATAATCTCGCCGCGGATTATTAG